In the genome of Arachis hypogaea cultivar Tifrunner chromosome 9, arahy.Tifrunner.gnm2.J5K5, whole genome shotgun sequence, the window aTCCTTATGATTTTTATCATAAAAAGGAAAACTAAAGAAAGTGGGCACATTGCAGGTTTCACCAAAGTTCCTAGTTCACATGCACACGATGGAACACTATTAGTTTTCCAATTTTGTCATTTCCAAAATAAAAGAgcagagggaaaaaaaaaaagaaaagataaaacgcCGTTGGAAACCAAATTCTGGAAACCTTGGCAGTACATCTCGAAACCCCGTTCACACTATGAACCCGTTAACCGATTGAGCGGTCAAACTCTACGTATGAAAGCGTCGAccctccctctctcatctcatgCATTGAATATTATGCCACCGGCCCAACCCTTGTCCGTACCAGTTGACGACCTACAATTGCCGGTCAAGTCTTCAATCCCCTTCATTAATTTTAGTTCCTTCCACACTACTTTATTtccactctctctctttctttctctctctcatctatAAACAGATCAACCCTACCTTGCTCCACAGAGTGTGCGaatttttgagatatttttgtgcTGAGAAATAATGAAGTGTTGTTTGGTTTTGTGTTGGATTTGAGATAGTGATAGATcaactactatatatatatgtatatggagAAGGATAACATGGATTTGAAGAAGACTGAGGATGCTGTTGCTTTTGGATCCTCAAACGGTTATTATAATAATCCGTTGTTATTGTCGAGTGCGTTTGATTTCAGCTGTGAAGTGGAGAAAAGCTCGTTTATGGAGTTGCTGGGAGTGCAGGACTACTATAATAATAGTGGTGCTGTGCTTGATTTGCCACAGTTATCAAAAGCTACAGTTCTTCCTTTTACCACGGTTAACGCTTCTTGTGACGATACTGCTAAAGAGTGTTCTGAAGTGTTGAACCAGAAGCACCAACCTGCAACTCCGAATTCGTCTTCGATTTCGTCCGCGTCGAGCGAAGCTGTCAACGATGAACACAATAAAACTGTAGAACaagatgatcatgatgatgatagtgaagaagatgaaggagaagaagagcagcAGAAAAAGACTAAGAAAGAGTGGGTttcattttactttaatttcattgGTTTCTCGGAGATTACTTAAAAAGTGGTtaattttgcttttttttatttttaatgtttcgCAATTAATTTTGTGGTAGTTAATTTTTACAAGGGAATGGTTGATGAAATGGGAGCaagcaacaaattaaaatatacaaacaaACTCTTGTATGTGGGTGGTTCCTTATAAAATTGAAGTGCGTGTTTTTAATGcaagtattttatttattgtttggTGCTTTAGAATATGTGATATTAGCTAGCTAGGAAGATTCTATTATAAgatgagatttgatggcccgtTTGATTGGGCTTTAAAGGTTGAAGGCAAAGAAGACAAAGCAGAAGAGACAGAGAGAACCGAGATTCGCGTTCATGACTAAAAGCGAGGTCGATCATCTGGAAGACGGTTACAGATGGAGAAAGTACGGTCAAAAGGCTGTCAAAAACAGCCCCTTTCCAAGGTACCTATATTAAAGCCTTTTCAATCTACCCATACCTTCTTCCTTAATTAATTAGCAAACTCTCAACAAATGCTAAGTATACGATTATTCACAACGAATGCCAGAATCAATTAACGTTAAATAATGTAAATTTCGGCTATTTGGACTCATTTATTATACAATTATAtttctaaatataaaaaatacaagtgaaaaaggtatttttattaataaatattcgTCTCATTGTTTGATAAGAGGATATATAGGAATTGTATTTTTGTATAGTATTTTAGGTATTCTGTTCCATCTTAATTTGTACTCTTTGTTATATTCATACAATTTAATTTTGATCTAAATCAGTTTTATAAGgatatctaattatataatattatgttaataaagatatgaaaaagactAGAAGACAAgtagttttattaaaatttggctaaCATTTAActagtaaaaaaaataagtaatcttatactattagatataatatcacaccattaaaaatattaataatctagaaattacaaaatttacTGATCCCTAGCACTCATCATttgatatatttaactaaattatcatctaataattCTCAATTATCAAATTCACATTAAAATAATGGCACAATTCACTGTttgcataaaaatattttcatattaataataatcacatgtgaatatgagtttaattttaatatattaataataaataaaaatatttatgtataactatttaaaaatatttaactatttatttatatatttattttaatatattaataataataaaaatatttatcctataattatatttgttttttaaataattattcacgtaataaatataaaaatattaacttcACATAAATATAACTAGATACGAACTTTCACCATCTTCTATTATGAATTATATGTGCTGAACATGTTGGTTATACTAAGTGTTTGGTTGTTGTAAAGGAGCTATTATCGTTGCACCAGTGCTTCATGTAATGTAAAGAAGCGTGTGGAGCGGTCATTTACTGATCCAAGCGTTGTGGTAACTACCTATGAAGGCCAACACATACATCCAAGCCCAGTTATGCCTCGTTCAGCCATTGCCGGCGTCGGATCTCCGATGATACCGCCGGGTGTCTCCACTGCCAACTTGGGTTCTCCCTTGCCTGGAAACTACATGTCGCACTATCACCAGCATcgccaccaccaccaacaactaCTAGTGAATACATTGTTCTCCTTGGGCATCCCTTACAACAATAGCAACAATATTGATAACTCTTCTTTTTCTCAAGACAATGGGCTTCTTCAAGATATTGTTCCTTCACACATGTTGAAAGAGAAGTAGTTGAGAGATGCATTATGATATATAGATGTGATTAgttcttattatttttaattttagctgacttttttttttttttgctagctAGTAGGAGAGACATAGTTGAGAATTGAGATTGAGGTTGAGAACTTGATCATCATAATTTCTGGTAATCTATAATTTTCGTtgctgattattattattatgacggATAGATATGTTAAATTGGTAATATTGTGATCATAGTACATAATTTTGTAAccactaaaatttaatttatattatagtcTCTTTTTTGCGCTCATCATGATGATGTGACATGATGGGTTTTGATTCAATGCAAGGGAGAGCTTCTATTCCTCAGTGACGTCTCTTACTGGCTAATTTAATTTGCATTGCTTCCACATTTATTTACTATACTACTCTTATTACTGTGTGGAAATAGAATTGTACTCAATTTaataaacaaaacaagaaaaagggAGTGAACTATCTTTCTTTGGGTTGGGCTGTATGTGGAAATGATAAAGATAGAGCAAAATGTAGTAAACATGCTTCTGTCCTTTGTGTTCCTTAAACATGTTCCTATTCTGACTCCTAGTTTGTCTTGTattcttgtttctttttgtttaggGAATTTGCATTGATTTCACAGAGGTACAGCAGTAAATAAACATATCGTTGTGGGTTGGCATTAAGGTTTTCAAACTGGAGCAAAATAGTGCGTGGAAGCTTTAACTTGCTTAATTagtttcttcattcccttgaatGGAATGCGCGTAAAACTAATTATATATTCAAAATGATTTTGTTGTTGGTTGGCATTAAGTATCTTTCACTGTTGTTAAAGCTAGTAGATGATATATGAATATTTTCGTAAACCACATGTGAATGTGTGTACGTTGGTCGATTGAAAATGTTGAATTTTATGTCTAATTTTTGTTTATACCCTTATACTATTGCTAAATGGTGGGCGGAAAATTCGATTTGGTTCCATCTATACTTCACATAATCTTTTTTTATGTGGTTTTACACGTTTTAGGCATGGTAAAATGGGACAGGCCGATCCGatctaggggtggcaacgggaCAAGTAGGGGCGAGTTTTTGCTATATCCGATCCGTCCTGCCGTCGTACAACAACCCGCATAGAACCTGCCCTACTTCTACCCGCAGGTAGTAAAACGTTGAACCCTAATCCGTCCTTGCGGGTACTCGTCTCGCCCCTACCcgtccctataattattaaaatctaataaataaaattaaatttcaaaatttatataactatcatcacatacataacataaattaaagtaaaaatttaaatatgatacaatattatgaatcatttactaattattttacatatattatacatattatatattaaagttatatatattatatatatagcagGGCGGGTAgggcgggtattacctaaacccgaccccgccccgctcCTCCCAAGAACTCGCCCCGGTGcagggcgggtaattacccgccccgagTGGGTAGGGGCGGGGTGGGTACCTGCGGGTTCGGGTGGTATTGCCATTCCTAATCCGATCTGACAAAATGATATGAGCCGAATTTGCTATCCCATCCCGCCAAAGGACGGAGTGGCTGGTTGATGGGCCAACccaccttttctcttttttttatttttttaaataatctatattaaatataatacagTACAGTattcaaaatcaaaacaaaaatttagaggacaaacaaaataaaaaaacaatgaaCTAGAATAGAATCAAAAGAATTAGGGATAAGCAAAAAATTAGGGATAAATTAGCACCTATAATAGAATCTAACATTTCACAACAGAACTAGTTTGGTAACATTTtaacaataaaagataaaaaaatttcaacGGGATGAATTTGAAAAAACTGCTTGAGTGAGGGGGTTGGCCAACTGGGAGAGTGCTGCCGCGGCTGGGCTGTGATTGATGGCTGAGCAGAGACACGGAGGTTGTTGGTTCACATTTACGGTGGAGGAGAGAGACAATTGGACGGAGGAGGAGGTTGGCCGCTAGGCGTCCTGGACGGAGGGGAATTGCTGCCGTTGGTGCTTACTAGACTAAGAGAGAGCCTTCGACTTCGCGGCTGTGACTTGTGAGGGAGAAGAGAGGCGAGGCCACGACGAAGAGAGACGCAAGGACGCTAGTGGGCTATGAAACAGAGAGGTGAGTCGTTATTGCCGCGGTAATTCCAGTGCATTTTGGACTCTGGGAGGCTTCGATctgagagggagagaaagagagacatGAGGGGGAGAGAGGGAAGGTCCCCAAGTGTGCCGCCGGTGGTTTAAGCTGCTG includes:
- the LOC112710566 gene encoding WRKY transcription factor 23 isoform X3 → MYMEKDNMDLKKTEDAVAFGSSNGYYNNPLLLSSAFDFSCEVEKSSFMELLGVQDYYNNSGAVLDLPQLSKATVLPFTTVNASCDDTAKECSEVLNQKHQPATPNSSSISSASSEAVNDEHNKTVEQDDHDDDSEEDEGEEEQQKKTKKELKAKKTKQKRQREPRFAFMTKSEVDHLEDGYRWRKYGQKAVKNSPFPRSYYRCTSASCNVKKRVERSFTDPSVVVTTYEGQHIHPSPVMPRSAIAGVGSPMIPPGVSTANLGSPLPGNYMSHYHQHRHHHQQLLVNTLFSLGIPYNNSNNIDNSSFSQDNGLLQDIVPSHMLKEN
- the LOC112710566 gene encoding WRKY transcription factor 23 isoform X1, with product MYMEKDNMDLKKTEDAVAFGSSNGYYNNPLLLSSAFDFSCEVEKSSFMELLGVQDYYNNSGAVLDLPQLSKATVLPFTTVNASCDDTAKECSEVLNQKHQPATPNSSSISSASSEAVNDEHNKTVEQDDHDDDSEEDEGEEEQQKKTKKELKAKKTKQKRQREPRFAFMTKSEVDHLEDGYRWRKYGQKAVKNSPFPRSYYRCTSASCNVKKRVERSFTDPSVVVTTYEGQHIHPSPVMPRSAIAGVGSPMIPPGVSTANLGSPLPGNYMSHYHQHRHHHQQLLVNTLFSLGIPYNNSNNIDNSSFSQDNGLLQDIVPSHMLKEKYRRDIVEN
- the LOC112710566 gene encoding WRKY transcription factor 23 isoform X2; the encoded protein is MYMEKDNMDLKKTEDAVAFGSSNGYYNNPLLLSSAFDFSCEVEKSSFMELLGVQDYYNNSGAVLDLPQLSKATVLPFTTVNASCDDTAKECSEVLNQKHQPATPNSSSISSASSEAVNDEHNKTVEQDDHDDDSEEDEGEEEQQKKTKKELKAKKTKQKRQREPRFAFMTKSEVDHLEDGYRWRKYGQKAVKNSPFPRSYYRCTSASCNVKKRVERSFTDPSVVVTTYEGQHIHPSPVMPRSAIAGVGSPMIPPGVSTANLGSPLPGNYMSHYHQHRHHHQQLLVNTLFSLGIPYNNSNNIDNSSFSQDNGLLQDIVPSHMLKENRRDIVEN